AGGAGGGCGACGCCGGCCGCCGTGCCGACGTTGCGCGCCATCGTAAGCGTCCCGGACGCCAGGCCTGACTTCGCCAGCGGTACGGCGCTGACCACGGCCAGAGATGTCGTCGTCATCACAAGCCCGATGCCTGCGCCCCGGAACAGGAACGGCAACAGGAAGCCATCGAGGTAACGGCTCTCGACGCCAAGCGTGAGCAGGTAAAGAAACGAAGAAGCCACCGATATGGAGCCAGCCATTACCAGCAACCTCAGGTGGTGGCCAAGCTTCTGTCCCACGACGCCCCCGGCGGGCATCAGGAGCGCAACCAGCGCCGTGGAGGGCAGGAAGCCAAACCCTGCTTCCAGCGGCGTCATGCCCCAGAAGTTCTGCATGAAGAGGCTGGTGTACGGCTGGGACCCGAAGACGCAGGCCGAGAACAGGAATGCGCTCACGCAGGCCATGACGAATGTCCGGCTCCGGAACAGCGAGAGGTCCACGAGCGGCGCCCTCGTCCGGCTTTCCACGATGGCGAAGGCCCAGAGAACCGCTGCCGCGCCAACCAGGCAGCCCAGCACTGTAGCCGACGTCCACCCGTCCGCGTTGCCACGGGTAATGCCGAGCATTGCGAGCAGCAGGCCGCCCGAAAGCAATCCAACACCAGGCCAGTCGATGGCCCGCGACGCGCCTCCATCGCGCGATCGCGGCACGTAGCGGAAAGCCATGACCAGCGCCGCTAGCCCCACGGGGACGTTGACCAGGAACACCAGGCGCCAGTTGTCGCCGTGCACCAGCAGGCCGCCCAGGACGGGCCCGAGGACGAGGCCCAGGCCCGAGACGCCGCCCCAGATACCCACCGCGAGCCCGCGCTCCTCGGCGGGAAAGGCGTTCGTCACGATCGACAGGGTCGCAGGCTGCATGATGGCTGCGCCCACGCCCTGGACCACTCGGAACGCGATGAGGACGTAGACGTCCGTGGCCAGGGCACAGGCAATGGAGCTGGCAACGAAGAGCGCCAGCCCGGCCATGTACACCTCGCGCCGCCCGAGAATGTCGGCGAGCCGCCCGCCGGCGACAGGCACGACGCCGAGCGTGAGCACGAACCCGGAAACGATCCACTGCGCGGTCCCAAGGTCGACGTTCAGGTCCCTCGCCATCGCCGGCAACGCCACGTTGACCACGAAGGTGTTGACCATGAGCATGCCCAGCCCAAGGCACGAAGCAGCCAGCGTGAGCCAGCGGGAGGGGGAGGGCCGAACGGCAGGCAACGAGGCCAAGGTCCTAAGACACGCGGCGGGGCTGGAAGGACGGCTCGCGCCCTTCGATCTGGTCGATGTGCATGCGGGTGTGGCGGTAGACCGCCCTGAGCATCTGCAGCACCGTGAGGTTGCCGAAGCCCGTATTGCGCCCACGCCGCTCCAATGCGGGCTCCGGAATGCTCTCGACGAGGGCCAGCGTCTCGCTGTGTCTCGCCTCGATAGCCTGCAACAGTGCTTCCAGCGTCCTCGTCTCCAAGGGCGGCGGGAACGGGTTTTGCTCCTCCACCCGGCGGTACGTGGCCCACAATTCGGCCAGGTCCGGCTCGTCTTCGAAGGCGGCGCGCGTCGCCGCCTTCGCCCAGACGTCTTCGACGAGCAGGTGGTGCTCCAGTTGCTGGAGGGCTGTCCACTCGCCCGCGGCCGGAGGCGACGCGAGCTCACTCTCCGCCCGCCGCCTTACGACCGCAACCAGCTCGGCATGATGAGACCGCAGCTTGTCGATGAGGTCCTCCCGTTCGGGCGATCGTGCCGCCATGCCGCACCTCCGGAGTGCCTACAGAATCGTATAGGGAGTAGCGTTCACTATACCCTCAGTCATTGACGGAATGTCAAGTAGCTACCTAATCTTGTAGCAAGAATGCCCAGGCGCTATGCCTCTCAGGACTACTGCCCCGTCGCCCGGACCCTGGACGTCCTCGGTGACCGCTGGATGATCCTCGTGATCCGGGACCTCCTGCGCGGCGCCACGCGCTACACGGACCTCCAGGCCTCGCTGCGTGGCATTTCGCCAAACCTGCTGTCCGACCGCCTCAAGCGCCTCGAAGCTGCCGGCATGGTCGAGCGCGTCTTCTACAGCGACCACCCACCCCGGGCCGAGTATCGCCTCACCGAAAAGGGACGCGACTTCGGCGCGGTCGTCAGGGCCATGTACGCCTGGGGCAGCAAACACGCTCCGAGGCGCGCCGGCGATTTCGTGCCTGCCCACGAGCCGTCAACCTGACGGACAGACGCGAGGTCACGGGCTCCGCCGGCCAACCCTGGTGAGTAGCAGGCGACGACTCGACATGAGCCCGCGCGTTCGCGGGCACGGCGGACGGCCCACCGCCTGGATGCTACGCGCCGTGTCACAGGGTGTCTGATTCGAGCGCGCGGAGCGCAGAGCACGCCTCGCGTGTCTGAAGAACCTCGCCGCCCGCGCATACGCGGCCGGAGCCGCTGGGTGGGAGGAGCGGACTTCGCGGCCGGCCGAAACGGCTGCCGCGAGCGTTCTGGCTGACAGGCTGACTAGGCGAGAGGCCGGCTAGCCGCTAGATGTCCAGGTTGCGCACTTGGGCAGCGTGGGCCTGGATGAACGCCTTGCGCGGCGCCACGTCGTCGCCCATGAGGTGGCTGAAGAGCCGGTCTGCTTCCATGGCGTCCTCGATGCCGACGCGCAGGAGGATGCGGCGCTGCGGGTCCATCGTCGTTTCCCAGAGTTGCTCCGAGTTCATCTCGCCCAGGCCCTTGAAGCGCGTCGCGACCTTGGCCTTCTCCTTTTGGATCAGTTCGTCGCGCTCACGGTCGCTGTATACGTAGCGCGTGGCCCGCCCGACCTGCATCTTGTACAGCGGCGGCTGGGCGATATAGAGGTGGCCTTCGTGGATCAGCGGCTGCATGTGACGATAGAAGAGCGTCAGCAGCAGCGTCCGGATGTGGGCGCCGTCCACGTCCGCGTCCGTCATGAGGATGATGCGGTGGTAGCGCAGCTTCGAGATGTCGAAGTCCTCGTCGATGCCGGTACCCAGAGCCTTGATGATCGCCGCGATCTCGGCGTGGCCGAACACGCGGTCGAGCCGTGCCCGCTCGACATTGAGGATCTTGCCCTGGATGGGCAGGATGGCCTGGAAGCGGCGGTCGCGCCCGCTCTTGGCCGAGCCTCCGGCGGACGGCCCCTCTACGATGAACATTTCGCAGTTCTCGGGGTCGCGGTCGGAGCAGTCTGACAGCTTGCCTGGTAGCAGGGTGCCATCCAGCAGGCCCTTGCGGATGACCAGGTCGCGGGCCTTGCGGGCCGCCTCGCGCGCCCGCGCGGCGGTGATGCACTTCTCGATGATCCGCCGCGCGTCCGACGGGTGCTCCTCCAGGTACTGCGACAGGCCGTCGGCGACGGCCGTCTCCGTCTGGCCCTTGACCTCAGGGTTGCCGAGACGTGTCTTCGTCTGACCCTCGAACTGCGGCTCCAGGAGCTTCACGCTGATCACGGCGACCAGCCCCTCGCGCACGTCCTCACCCGTCAGGTTCGGGTCGTCGTCCTTGAGGAGCTTGTTCTTGCGGGCATAGTCGTTCAGCACACGGGTGAGAGCGCTGCGGAAGCCAGTCAGGTGGCTGCCGCCGTCGATGGTGCTGACCCCGTTCGCGAAGCTGAATGTCGCCTCGTTGAACGAGGAGTTGTACTGCATCGCGCACTCGATGACGGTGCCGTTGATTTCCTTCTCGATGTAGATCGGCCGCGGGAACAGGACTTCGCGGTCCTTGTTCAGATGGCGGACCAGGCTCTGGATCCCGCCCTCGAAGTGGAAGGTGACCTCGGTGTCATCGCGCTCGTCGTAGAAGGAAAGCCAGATGCCCTTGTTCAGGTAGGCTGCCTCGCGGAAGCGCTGCAGCAGGAGCGCGGAGTCGAAGGTGACGTCCTGAAAGATCTGGTCGTCCGGTATGAAGGAAGTCGTCGTCCCGGACTCGGCCAGCCCGCCCGTGTCCTGGCCCCGGTATAGCGACTCCTTGACCTCCCTCACCTCACTGGTGGGGATGCCGCGGGCATAGGTCTGGCGATAAATCTTCCCGCCCCGGCGCACTTCCACCCACAGCTCGCGCGAGAGAGCGTTGACCACGGAGGCGCCGACTCCGTGCAGGCCGGTGGAGACCTTGTAGGCCTCGCCGCCGAACTTGCCGCCGGCGTGCAGCACCGTCATCACGGTCTCGAGCGCGGACTTCCCCGTGCGGGCATGCGTGTCGACGGGGATGCCCAGGCCGTTGTCGCGGACGGTGACCCAGCCATCTTTCGAGATATGTACCCAGATGCGGTCGCAGCGTCCGGCCATAGCCTCGTCGATGCTGTTGTCGACGATCTCCGTGACCAGGTGATGCAGGCCGCGCTGGTCGGTGCCGCCGATATACATGCCGGGGCGGCGCCGCACCGCTTCCAGTCCTTCGAGGACCTGAATATCGCGCGCGGTATATTCGAGCTCGGTGGCGGGTTTCCGTTCTGCTGCCATAGTTTGGGATGGCCTTCCCGGCGGGGAGGCTATCTTCTTAACCTCGTCCTGGTCGGTGTTCGCTCCCTGTTAGCCAGGGAAGGTCAAGGGGAGATGCCAGGGGCACACTGCATTCTAGCACAAATTGATGTTCAGCGTATACGCATGCCTTCGCAGACGAAAACGCCTGCAGCGTTGCCGGCCGATCTCTCTGCGGAAACATCCGGCTTCTCGCTGCTATATTCTCAACGTGGGCCTTCTGCAAAAGCTCCGCAATTTCCTCCCTCTTGGCCGTCCCCTTATTCCGAGGGACCCGATCTCCTACCGGGCGATTGGCGTTGTCCGTAACCGTGTCTCCGAGTACAGGACCGCGGGCTGGGAGGATATCCGCTCCGACATCTTCCTGCGCGAAGATTTAGCGCCGGCCCTAGAAGGTATCGAGGGCTTCTCACACGTCATCGTGGTGTTCCATATGCACACGGTATCCGACGATGATCGTCGCCTGCTGACCCTGCCGCTCGCCGGCGAAAATGCCGGCGAAATTGGCCTTTTCGCGACCCGCATCGCGGTCCGGCCGAACGCTGTCGGCGTCAGCGCCGTGCCCGTGGTCTGGAGGCGAAAAAACGTCCTCCGCGTGCGCGGGCTGGACGCCCTCAACGGGACGCCCGTCCTCGACATCAAGCCTTACCTGCCGCCGTATGATTCCATCCCCGGCGCAACGCTACCGGCATGGGCGCAGCAGGCGATGCAGCGGTGAGCCCCGCCCGGCCGGTTAGGCCCCGGGCTTTCTCCCGTGGGCGCCCGGAGGCCCGGAAAGATGAGGCCAGCCTCCTCGCGGAGGTCTTCGAGCGCCTGGAGGCCCGATATGACCTTGACCGTTGGCACTGGCGTGAAGACACGCCGGCCTTCGATATCTGCGTTGGGGCGATCCTGGTCCAGCACACGGCCTGGTCGAACGTCGAGAAGGCCATCGAAGGGATGCGCGCCGCCGGCGTCTTTAGGCCGGAGAGCCTGCTCGCCCTCCCGGAGGACGATCTCGCCCCTCTCGTCCGGCCCGCCGGCATGCCGGCGACCAAGGCGCGGCGCCTCAAGGCGTTCTTGGCCCTCGCGGCCGGCTACGGGTCGCTGGAGCGGCTCCTGGCGCTGCCGGCTGACCGCCTCCGCGCAGCGCTGCTGGGGACGCATGGCATCGGGCCGGAGACCGCGGACGTGATCGTCCTCTACGCGTCGAAGCAGCTGGCGAAGGTACATGACGCCTACACCCAGCGCCTCATGCGCCGGCTCGGCGTCGGCCCGGAGCGCGACGGCTACGACGTCTGGGCACGCTGGCTAGCGGAACGGCTGCCGGCGGAGGTGCGCCTCTACCAGCGCTACCACGCCGCCATCGTCGTGCACTGCAAGGAGACCTGCCGGTCGCGCCCGAAGTGTGGGGAGTGTCCGCTGCTCGACCTCTGCGCCTACGGGCGTGTCCAGGTGCTCCAGGCGTAGCCCCTCCGTTGAGGCCGCGACACGCCTCCTCCCCCGGCGTGCGGCCCTGTTCCCACGGCGGCTGCCGTCGCTAATCTGTACCGGAGATGGACCTCGCCCTCATTGGTCTCGCCTCGTCCGGCAAGACGACGCTCCTGAAGGCGCTCGCGGCCGGGCACCTGCCCCACGGCGGCTCGCCGAACGAGCCCGCCGTCGCCGTCGTGAAGGTGCCGGACGAGCGCCTCGACAAGCTCGCGGCCCTCGTCCAGGCGAAGAAGACCACTTATCTGGAGATGCGTATCTTCGACTTCCCCTCTTTCTCCGTGGGCAAGAAGGGCCCGCCGCCTCAGCTCCTCGGCGCCCTATCGACCAACGACCTCCTCGTGCATGTCGTCCGCGCCCACGGCGACGCCGCGGTCCCTCATCCCCTCGGGTCCGTCGACCCGGCGCGCGACATCGCCGCCATGGACCTCGAGCTCGTCCTGGCCGATCTGGGCATCGTGGAGCGCCGGATCGACCGCCTCACGACTGAGATGCGCTCGCTCCCCGCGGGAGCGCGCGGCGCCCAGGAGCGCGAGATGGCCCTGCTCCAGCGCCTGAAGGCGGCACTGGAGGCCGAGAAGCCGCTCCGGTCTGCCGGTGTCACGGCGGAGGAGCGGAGCCTGCTCGGCGGCTTCAACCTGCTCACGCTCAAGCCCATGCTCATCGTCCTCAACATCGACGAGGCCGATGCCGGCCGGGCGGGCGAGATCGAGGGCGAGTACGCGGACGCCGCGGGCCAGAACGCTGCCGTGATAGCGCTGGCGGCGAAGGCGGAGGCCGACGTCGCGGAGCTTGGGCCGGAGGAGGCCGCGGAGTTCCGCAAGGAGCTTGGACTACCGGGGGAGCCCGCCGCGGCCCGCGTGCTGCGCGCGGCGGTATCCCTCCTGGGCCTTGTCACCTTCTTCACCGCAGGTGAGAAGGACGCTCACGCCTGGTCAGTCCCCGCCGGCACGACCGCCGTCAAGGCCGCTGGCCGCATCCACAGCGACATCGAGCGCGGCTTCATCCGCGCCGAGGTCATCGGCTGGCAGGAGCTCCTGGAGGCGGGCTCTCACGCAGAGGCCAGGAAGCGCGGCCGCCTCCGCCTCGAAGGCAAGACCTACGAGGTCCAGGACGGTGACGTGATCAACGTGCTGTTCAACGTGTAGTCTTCAGCAAGGCTCCGGCGCCGCGCCCGCCTCATCCCCTCCCCGTCCGGTGGCGCCCGACTAGTCGCACGGCGCCTCTCCTGACAGAATGACGGCATGGCAAGACTGCCCTACCTCAACCAGGAAGACCTCTCCGACGAGAACAAGCGCCTCCTGCAGCGCCCGGCGAACCTCTTCCGCCTCCTCGTGCACAGTCCGGAGGGTTTCCGGAACTTCTCCCGACTCGGCGGTTGGATCCGGAACGGCTCCACGCTCGACCCGCGCCTGCGCGAGCTGGCGATCCTGCAGGTCGGCTACCTGACCGACGCCGCATACGAGTGGACGCACCACATCAAGCTGGGCCGCGATGACTTCGGCGTCTCTGACGAAGACATCCGCGGCCTGGTGATGGAGACCCAGGGCGGCGGCTCGGCCCTGCCGCAGCTCGAGCGCCTGGTGCTGCGCGCGGCAAGGGAGATGACAGACGAGTTGCGGGTCTCAGATGAGGCTTTCGAGGGGTTGAAGCAGCATCTGTCGGACGAGCATATCGTCGACCTCTTCCTGACCATCGCCTACTACAACCTCGTCGTGCGGATGATCCACTCGCTGGACGTCGACCTCGAGCCCGAGTACGAGCGCATCCTCCAGGAGTTCCCGCTCGATGTCTGAGCGCGGCGGCGCGAATGCCCTTATCGCCGTCGAGGTCTTGCGCGCCGCGCGCGAAGGGAACCCCGTTGCTGTCGCGACCATCATCGCGGCGCCGGAGGACGCGCGGCCAGGGGCCGGGGACAAGCTGCTGGTCCGCCAGGACGGCTCTACGCTGGGCCACTTCCCCCGCGGGCTGCAGGAGGCCGTCATCGAGGACGCGCGTGCCGCACTGACCGCCTTCCCGCGCATCGCGACCCAGTCCTTCTACTACAGGCCCGAAGGCGGGCGCATTCACCGCCTCGAAGCCAGAGGCGGCGCGGACGCGTATGAGGTGATGATCGAGGTCACCGAGGCTCCGGCCACGCTCCTCATCGTCGGCGGCGGGCACATCGGGCTCTCCCTGGCGACGATGGGCGCCCACCTCGGCTTCTCCGTCGCAGTAGTGGACGACCGCGAGATGTACGCCAACGCCGAGCGCTTCCCGATGGCGGACCGCGTGATGGCCGGAGACGTTGCCGCGCACCTCCGGGCCTTTCCCATCTCCTCGAACACCTACGTCGTGCTCGTGAGCCGCGGCCACAAGGTCGATGAGCTAGCCCTACGCGAGGTTGTCGGCCGGGGCGCCGCCTATGTCGGCATGATCGGGAGCAAGCGAAGAGTCTCGACGGTCCTGCGCCATCTGGCCGAGGAGGGCTACCCGGTCGCCGACCTCGAGCGGGTCTACACGCCCATCGGCCTCGACATCGGCGCAGAGACCCCCGAGGAGATCGCGGTGTCCATCCTGGCGGAGATCATCATGGTGCGCCGGGGCGGCAAGGGCGGTCAGATGCGAGAGGGCCGGCCGCCCATCAGGGCTGGAGCGCGGGCCAGCTAAGACTGTCCCCGCACCAGGCGCAAACACGCACCCGTACGCGATCTACCGCGCGCCATGCCGCGGCGTGGCGTCCAGCAACACCTCGTCGCCCTGGTCGACGAGGTACCCCTGGCATGAGCGCGGCCCGCGCAGGCCGCTGGAGGCCGCTACACCGCGGCTATCGCATCCGCGACGTCCCGCAGGCCGAGTTCTTCGAGTTTGGCGCGGGAGGGTTTCGCGGTCTCAAGGTCCCAGCCTGCCGCCTGCAGGTACTCCTGCTCAAGCGTCTTCACGTCCAGCGTGAAGTCGGCGTGGGGGCCGGCCCTGAGCGCCTCACCGTCGCCGCCCCAGACCCGGCCCGGGACGTGACGCTTGGTCACGATGTCGCCTTCGCGCACGGCAAAGGCCATGCGGAGGTTGGCGATGCGCTCGCCCGCCTTGAGTATCTCTTCGTTGGTCGTGTCCCAGCCGGTGGTCATGTTGATCCACTGGGGGATGCGGTTGTTCGGCGCCGCGGACATGATGAACTGGCACATGCCGGCCGCGTTCACGACGTGCATGAACTCGGATGCGCCCTTGTGGTGCTGGCCGCGGCCCTCGGCGACCGCCTTGTCCCGATTGCGGGGCGCAATGCCCCACTCCGGCCTGGCGCTGCCCTCGTACTGCGTGTGGCGCGCCGGTGTCGGGTCGAGCTTGTATGTCGTGTAGTACTCGGGGTTCAGCTTGGGGTCGTGCATCGGCAGCTCTTCGCCGGCGATGGCGATGGCGAAGCGCTTCGAGGCAGGGCCGATCTTTTCGGACGCTTTCGCGACGCCGTCGGCGAACAGCTCGCCCACGCCCTCACGCCGGCCCATCTTGTGCAGGAGCTCGATGACTGCATCGGTGTTGCCCCAGCGCAGGTCGATGCCGTCCGTGTCCTCCTTCGTGATGAGCCCGTTCTCGTAGCACTCCATGGCGAACGCCACCGTCGCCCCGGCGGCGATCGTGTCGACGCCGTACTGGTTGCAGAGGTGGTTGACGTAGATCAGCGACTCCAGGTCGCCGTTCAGGGTCATGGTGCCGAAGGCAGCCGCCGTCTCGTACTCCGGCCGGTGGGTGTTCTCCGGATACGGGTACTTTGGGTTCTCCGAGGCGAAGCTCTCGGCACCACACGCCAGCGGGCAGTGCCAGCAAGCGTACTTCTTCTTCATCCTGGCGTTGAAGTTGTCGCCCGTGAGCGCCTGGGCGGCCGGGAAGTCTGTGATGCCGGCCCCGCCCCAGTTCTTCACTGGCGAGTCGCCGGAGAAGGCAGAAGTGTTGGTGATGCCCGTCGTACCGTAGCTGCGGAAGAAGTTCGCCAGCGGCGCCCGGAACTCGTCCAGGGAGGTCCGCACCATCTGGAACTTGTCCTTGTCGCCCGCGATGATCGACCTGGACGCCAGCACTACGACGGCCTTGACCTTCTTCGACCCCATCACCGCGCCGAGACCGCTGCGCGCCGCGAGGCGCCCGCGCTCGTTGCAGATCCCGGCCATGAGCGAGAGGTGCTCGCCGGCCGGCCCGATGCAGGCAACGCTGGCTTTCTTGCCGTGGCGCTCCTTCAGCTTGTCCTCACAGTCGATCGCGAGCATGCCCCAGAGGTCTGAGGCGTCGCGGATCTCGACCTGGTCGTCCTGGATCAGCAAGTAAACGGGTGTCTCCGACCGTCCGTAGAAGAGGACGCCGTCCCAGCCTGCCAGCTTGAGGAAGGGACCAAAGTCGCCGCCGGCGTTGGCGTCGCCCCAGCCGTTGTTCTTGGGCGACTTCGCCACAGCCTGATAGCGGATGCCGAACAGGGGCGTGCCCGTGAGCAGACCCGGCATGAGGCCGAGGACGTTCTCCGGACCCAGCGGGTCGGCGCCGGCCGGAATGCGGTCGAAGAGCAACCGTGCGCCCAGACCGTAGCCGCCCAGGTACTCGCGATAGAGGTTCTCCGGAATGTGCTCGACCTCGGTCCGCCCCTGCGAGAGGTAAACGTTGAGGATCTTGCCGTTGAATGCCTTCTCGCCCTCTGCCATGCGCTCCTCCTGACCTACGGACCAGCTTTGCGACCGTCAGCCGAACGCGGGGACTGACTTCGGTTCCGGAATTATAGCCGAGGGCTGCGAATAACCACAGTGACGGCTTCCAGAATTCACCCTCGCGCAAGGAGCGGGGCGGGATTGCCAGCCGGCCAGACCGCGGCCCACACTGCTCTCGTGACCATTCCCATCAAGCTGGCCTATGCGGCCGCAGTGGCGGCCTTGCTGGTACTCCTTGTCGCCTTCGGGACGCGCGCCATCGCCGCCGCCCCTCAGCCACCCCAGTACCCTACGCCGCCGATTGGCAGACCGCCTGTCGTCCCGCCTCCGGCCACCACCGGCCCCCAGGCGCCCCCTGCCATCGTCACGCCGGTCCCGGACGAGCTTGTGCGTTACGAGCAGGAGCAGCGTGACTTCCAACGCGCCGTCGAGCGCTACGAGGACCGCCGGCGCGAGTACCGCCGCAACGTCTTCCTGGCGAGCGCCGCCGTAGCCATCGCCGCAATCGCGGGCGGCGCGGCGCTATGGGCAAGCTTTGACGCCCTGAGCCTGGGCTTCATCGCCGGCGGCTTTGCCACCCTGCTCTACGGTGTCCTGCAGGCCGGGAGCGACCTGGACGAAATCAGCCCGGCTCTGATCTTCGTGGTGGCGCTCGCCGGGTTCGCGCTCGTGCTCGGGGCAGGCTACCGCTGGCTCGCCTCCTCGCCGCCGAAGCGGTGAGCCGTCCGCTTCAGGCCAAGTCCTTTGCCATGCAGACGCTGAGCGGCGAGTCAACGTACTCGCCGAAGGGCTCGATGCGGCGGAAGCCAGCGCTCTCGTACACCCGTATCGCCTCCGGCTGCCGCACGCCCGTCTCCAGCACCAGGCGCCTCGCGCCAAGCCGGCGGGCCTCCGTCTCGAGCGCGGCCACAACCGCCTTCGCGACGCCGCGCCCGCGCGCTTCCCGGACCGTGTACATGCGCTTGAGCTCCGCCTCCGTCTCGGAAATCAGGCGCACGGCGCCGCACCCGACGGGCCGCTCGCCGGCGTAAGCGAGCAGGAATGCTCCCCTCCCCGGGCCTACCTCGTCCGGGTCCAGCCGGAAGTGGGTCGCTCCAGGCTCGGGATAGCGGCTCAGGAGCTCCGCGTCCAGCTCCCGTATGAGGGCCTGCGCGACCTCGGAGAGCAGGTCAGCGTGCGCGATGCGCAGCGCGGGAGCTTCCTTACGGCGCGCGATCTCCTCGGCGAACCAGTGCACGAACTCGAGTTGCGCCCGGTTCTCAGGCCAGGCCCGGGCGCGGCGTACTTCCGCCAGGGCCTCCTCGGCCCCCATTCCGAGGGCAATGAGGATGCACGAGCTCACGGTGCCGGTGCGGCCGATGCCGCCGGCGCAGTGCAGCATCAGCGAGGCGCCGGCCTGCAGCTCGGCCACAACCTCGTCGATCAGGCTCGCAAACCCATCTCCTCGCGCCGGGGCCCGGAAGTCTTCGATCGGATGCTCGATCACCCGCCAGGCGTGGGAGCCGTCGTTCAGGGCCTGGTGGTAGTGCGGCGACTTGTGCTCGATCTCGTCGCGAGGGTTCAGGCAGAGCACGGTTGTCACGCCCAGGTACTCCGCCTCCGCAATGTCCTGCTCGAATGGGCGGTAGCGGCCCGGCATGGACGAGAGGTAGAGGCGTCCAGGGACGCCGCCAGGGAGCGGCAGCGGACGAAAGCCGAGGCTGCCTGAGGTCACGAGCAGAGTCTTGCCGTCCCGATGCCCTACGCGCAAGCCGGGATTAGGGTTCCTGCTACGCGCCGCGCGCTCGCCCTTATGCGCCGGTCATGCCCCTTCGTCCTAATGTCGAACTCGGGGACAAGGAGGAAGATATGCCCGCGAAGACAGAGAAGCAGCGCAAGTTCATGGGCGCGGAGCTCGCGCGCAAGCGAGCCGGCAAGAAGACAAAGACCGGGATGAGCGAGAAGAAGCTCGAGGAGATGGCGAGCAAGAAAAAGGGCTAGAGTTGCCCTCGACCTTCGAGTTCCCTTGGCGCAGCTGGCGTTTCGAAGCCTGACGGCGGGAAAGCAGCATCAGGGCGGCCCGGGCTTTCGACTCGGCTCAGACCTCATAGGTCGCCCCTTCCCAGCCCGGCTTGAAGTCGAATGGGAGCTCCTGGCGCACCAGGTCCGCGCACAGGCGGTCCAGCATGTCATCCGAGTGGTCGGGGTCATGGTGAAAGCCGACCAGGCGCCTGACCTCGGCCGCGATCGCGAACTGGATGGCCTGGGTCATGGAGCTATGCCCCCAGCCGATGCGCGCCAGGTACTCTTCGTCCGTGTACTGGGCATCGTGGATGAGGAGGTCGGCGCCGAGCGCCAGGGCGTAGCCTGAGATCCAGTCCGGCCGGCCCGGAAAGACGCGGGCGCCGAGCGCCGGCTCATGGTCCGGGATGTACGTGAGCGCCTTGCCAGCCTCCTCGATGCGGTAGCCGACACTCGACCCGGGGTGGCAGACCAGGTCGGCGCACACCCGCAGGCCTTCGATCTCGAAAGGCTGGAGCGGTACGTCGTGCAGGGTGATGTCCGAAGGCAGCTCGCGCAGCGGGACGGGGAAGAGGGGCGGGGACAAGTATCGCCCCAGGCGCATCCGCAGGTTCATCGTCGTCGATGGCGGACCCCAAATGTGGATCACCCGGCCGGGCTGAAACAGGGGCGCGAAGAACCCGAGGCCCTGGATGTGATCGACGTGAAGATGCGACAGCAGGATGTCGATGCGTCCCTCTTCCGAGGCCAGCGCCAGACCGAGGCGCCGTATGCCCGTCCCCGCATCGAGGACCAGGGTCGCGCCTCCCCGCGAACGCACCTCGACGCATGCCGTGTTGCCTCCGTAGCCAACGGTCTCCGGCCCCGGCGCCGCGAGCGAGCCCCGGGTGCCCCAGAGCGTGGCCTTCATGGTTTGCTCTCCCACAGAAGCGCCACCGCGCCCAGGTGGCG
This genomic stretch from Dehalococcoidia bacterium harbors:
- a CDS encoding DHA2 family efflux MFS transporter permease subunit translates to MLMVNTFVVNVALPAMARDLNVDLGTAQWIVSGFVLTLGVVPVAGGRLADILGRREVYMAGLALFVASSIACALATDVYVLIAFRVVQGVGAAIMQPATLSIVTNAFPAEERGLAVGIWGGVSGLGLVLGPVLGGLLVHGDNWRLVFLVNVPVGLAALVMAFRYVPRSRDGGASRAIDWPGVGLLSGGLLLAMLGITRGNADGWTSATVLGCLVGAAAVLWAFAIVESRTRAPLVDLSLFRSRTFVMACVSAFLFSACVFGSQPYTSLFMQNFWGMTPLEAGFGFLPSTALVALLMPAGGVVGQKLGHHLRLLVMAGSISVASSFLYLLTLGVESRYLDGFLLPFLFRGAGIGLVMTTTSLAVVSAVPLAKSGLASGTLTMARNVGTAAGVALLGAIYLARVETGSEGRFAEMGGPPAGVVAAAGRFVAAGTGDVQARAAGLIVDGYVVLAMACAVLAGIATLTAGFIRHARLPQKAAGRATAT
- the tsaA gene encoding tRNA (N6-threonylcarbamoyladenosine(37)-N6)-methyltransferase TrmO codes for the protein MGLLQKLRNFLPLGRPLIPRDPISYRAIGVVRNRVSEYRTAGWEDIRSDIFLREDLAPALEGIEGFSHVIVVFHMHTVSDDDRRLLTLPLAGENAGEIGLFATRIAVRPNAVGVSAVPVVWRRKNVLRVRGLDALNGTPVLDIKPYLPPYDSIPGATLPAWAQQAMQR
- a CDS encoding DUF933 domain-containing protein, yielding MDLALIGLASSGKTTLLKALAAGHLPHGGSPNEPAVAVVKVPDERLDKLAALVQAKKTTYLEMRIFDFPSFSVGKKGPPPQLLGALSTNDLLVHVVRAHGDAAVPHPLGSVDPARDIAAMDLELVLADLGIVERRIDRLTTEMRSLPAGARGAQEREMALLQRLKAALEAEKPLRSAGVTAEERSLLGGFNLLTLKPMLIVLNIDEADAGRAGEIEGEYADAAGQNAAVIALAAKAEADVAELGPEEAAEFRKELGLPGEPAAARVLRAAVSLLGLVTFFTAGEKDAHAWSVPAGTTAVKAAGRIHSDIERGFIRAEVIGWQELLEAGSHAEARKRGRLRLEGKTYEVQDGDVINVLFNV
- a CDS encoding DinB family protein; protein product: MAARSPEREDLIDKLRSHHAELVAVVRRRAESELASPPAAGEWTALQQLEHHLLVEDVWAKAATRAAFEDEPDLAELWATYRRVEEQNPFPPPLETRTLEALLQAIEARHSETLALVESIPEPALERRGRNTGFGNLTVLQMLRAVYRHTRMHIDQIEGREPSFQPRRVS
- a CDS encoding helix-turn-helix domain-containing protein, with amino-acid sequence MPRRYASQDYCPVARTLDVLGDRWMILVIRDLLRGATRYTDLQASLRGISPNLLSDRLKRLEAAGMVERVFYSDHPPRAEYRLTEKGRDFGAVVRAMYAWGSKHAPRRAGDFVPAHEPST
- the gyrB gene encoding DNA topoisomerase (ATP-hydrolyzing) subunit B — its product is MAAERKPATELEYTARDIQVLEGLEAVRRRPGMYIGGTDQRGLHHLVTEIVDNSIDEAMAGRCDRIWVHISKDGWVTVRDNGLGIPVDTHARTGKSALETVMTVLHAGGKFGGEAYKVSTGLHGVGASVVNALSRELWVEVRRGGKIYRQTYARGIPTSEVREVKESLYRGQDTGGLAESGTTTSFIPDDQIFQDVTFDSALLLQRFREAAYLNKGIWLSFYDERDDTEVTFHFEGGIQSLVRHLNKDREVLFPRPIYIEKEINGTVIECAMQYNSSFNEATFSFANGVSTIDGGSHLTGFRSALTRVLNDYARKNKLLKDDDPNLTGEDVREGLVAVISVKLLEPQFEGQTKTRLGNPEVKGQTETAVADGLSQYLEEHPSDARRIIEKCITAARAREAARKARDLVIRKGLLDGTLLPGKLSDCSDRDPENCEMFIVEGPSAGGSAKSGRDRRFQAILPIQGKILNVERARLDRVFGHAEIAAIIKALGTGIDEDFDISKLRYHRIILMTDADVDGAHIRTLLLTLFYRHMQPLIHEGHLYIAQPPLYKMQVGRATRYVYSDRERDELIQKEKAKVATRFKGLGEMNSEQLWETTMDPQRRILLRVGIEDAMEADRLFSHLMGDDVAPRKAFIQAHAAQVRNLDI